A region from the Mucilaginibacter sp. CSA2-8R genome encodes:
- a CDS encoding RagB/SusD family nutrient uptake outer membrane protein, whose protein sequence is MKKIAILFITLTALCGCKKFVEPGLQNNGNFENIYDEPLLANGLLLNGYTRIPTNGWVFSDVATDDAVSNDRNNNFSKVATGQWTASFNPLDQWANARAAIQYINLFLTEADKVVFDEQNATLSQMFRDRLKGEGYGLRALFGYYMLQAHAGKVGGTLYGYPILLAPETSTSDFNQPRAKFDDCMKQIYSDLTRAEELLPLDYRDITSATDIPAKYAGVLPETYNRVFGRIFSQRMTARIAKAIRAKAALMAASPAYVDGSTTTWANAANAAAAVIDLNGGLNGFATNGLTWYAGGSGNQIDGLGSGANPPEVLWRTSVAQNSDLEADHFPPTLSGSGRLNPTQNLVNAFPALNGYPVDNASSNFNPAAPYTNRDPRLAAYIVLNGSTAGPGNTVIYTATDRNTNDGLNKVETSTRTGYYMRKLLRQDVNRASNAISNQKHYRPHIRYTEMYLNYAEAANEAYGPLANGTSAYSAYDVIKKIRQRAGIGLTNGDAYLESIKSNQSAMRTLIRNERRLELCFEGFRFWDLRRWNANLTEAATGVSISQTNYSPITVENRSFQSFMIYGPIPYSETLKFSALQQNTGW, encoded by the coding sequence ATGAAAAAAATTGCAATACTTTTTATAACACTAACTGCACTGTGCGGGTGCAAAAAGTTTGTCGAACCTGGTCTGCAGAACAACGGCAACTTTGAGAATATTTATGACGAGCCGTTGCTGGCAAACGGCCTGCTTTTAAACGGTTATACGCGTATACCAACCAATGGTTGGGTATTTAGCGATGTGGCCACTGACGATGCGGTGAGTAATGATAGAAATAACAATTTTTCTAAAGTAGCTACCGGGCAATGGACGGCCAGCTTTAACCCGCTTGACCAGTGGGCTAATGCAAGGGCCGCCATACAATACATCAACTTATTTTTAACCGAAGCCGATAAGGTTGTTTTTGACGAGCAGAACGCAACGTTGAGTCAGATGTTCAGAGACAGACTAAAGGGCGAGGGCTATGGCTTAAGGGCGCTTTTTGGTTATTACATGTTACAGGCGCATGCCGGTAAAGTAGGTGGTACCTTGTATGGTTATCCTATTTTACTTGCGCCCGAAACATCTACATCAGATTTTAACCAACCCCGTGCAAAATTTGATGACTGTATGAAACAGATATACAGTGACTTGACCCGTGCCGAAGAACTGCTTCCGCTCGATTATAGGGACATTACATCTGCAACGGACATTCCGGCAAAATATGCAGGCGTATTACCCGAAACCTACAACCGTGTATTTGGCCGTATATTTAGCCAACGCATGACCGCGCGAATCGCCAAAGCCATACGTGCTAAGGCTGCGCTTATGGCTGCCAGTCCTGCTTATGTTGACGGATCGACAACTACCTGGGCCAACGCTGCAAATGCTGCAGCGGCGGTTATTGATTTAAACGGCGGGCTTAACGGTTTTGCTACCAACGGCCTTACCTGGTATGCCGGCGGCAGTGGTAATCAAATTGATGGTTTAGGATCGGGCGCCAATCCTCCAGAGGTATTATGGCGCACAAGTGTTGCCCAGAATAGTGATCTTGAGGCAGATCACTTTCCGCCAACGTTATCCGGTTCTGGTCGTTTAAATCCTACACAAAATCTGGTCAACGCTTTCCCGGCACTTAATGGTTACCCGGTAGACAATGCCAGCAGTAACTTTAACCCGGCAGCGCCTTACACCAACCGCGACCCTCGTTTGGCAGCATACATCGTATTGAATGGAAGTACAGCCGGTCCTGGAAACACCGTCATCTATACCGCTACCGACAGGAATACCAACGATGGTTTAAACAAGGTAGAAACATCCACCCGTACCGGATACTATATGCGTAAGTTATTACGGCAGGATGTTAACCGCGCATCAAACGCAATAAGCAATCAAAAGCATTATCGCCCGCACATCCGCTACACCGAAATGTACTTAAACTATGCCGAAGCTGCTAATGAGGCTTATGGGCCGTTAGCTAACGGAACATCTGCTTATTCTGCCTACGATGTAATTAAAAAGATTCGCCAGCGTGCAGGTATTGGCTTAACCAATGGCGATGCCTATCTCGAATCAATTAAAAGTAACCAGAGCGCAATGCGTACTTTAATTAGAAATGAGCGCAGGCTGGAGCTATGTTTCGAAGGTTTCAGGTTTTGGGATTTACGCCGTTGGAACGCCAATTTAACTGAGGCGGCTACGGGTGTAAGCATTTCGCAAACCAATTACTCACCTATTACGGTTGAGAACCGGTCATTCCAGAGTTTTATGATTTACGGGCCAATTCCGTACAGCGAAACTTTGAAGTTTAGTGCACTTCAGCAAAATACAGGCTGGTAA
- a CDS encoding DUF5627 domain-containing protein has protein sequence MKRLKNMWLLLLVAFAACKNENVEFPDYTNSSVYFSYQSPVRTITLGEDLFDTSLDNAYKCQIMATIGGVYENKKDVTINISVNNALTQGLKFNPPDYSGDVLPMPASYYRLADNKITIPKGKIAGGVEVQLTDAYFADPLSTKATYVIPITMTSVTNADSILRAKNYTLYAIKYINVWTGNYLRRGRDVVEGKNGRTELSKTITRRNQYVEKDEIKSLTTRSLSQTVFPVTLKGVNNVDVSCPLLLTFDGNGNCTVTAAATGYTASGTGKFVKRGEKNSWGSQDRDAIYLNYQIEATDLRTNTTDTLVLRDRGVKMETFSPTK, from the coding sequence ATGAAAAGATTAAAAAATATGTGGTTGCTTTTACTTGTTGCTTTTGCAGCCTGTAAAAATGAAAACGTAGAATTTCCGGACTACACCAATAGCTCAGTTTATTTTTCTTACCAGTCGCCGGTGCGCACTATAACATTGGGAGAAGACCTGTTTGATACCTCACTCGATAATGCGTATAAATGCCAGATTATGGCCACTATTGGCGGCGTTTATGAAAACAAAAAAGACGTAACAATTAATATCTCGGTTAACAACGCGCTAACGCAGGGACTTAAATTTAATCCGCCCGATTACAGTGGCGATGTTTTGCCAATGCCGGCTTCTTACTATCGTTTGGCAGACAATAAAATAACTATACCAAAGGGTAAAATTGCCGGTGGTGTTGAGGTGCAGCTTACCGATGCCTACTTTGCAGACCCGCTGAGTACTAAAGCTACGTACGTAATTCCAATTACGATGACAAGCGTTACCAACGCCGATTCAATTTTGAGAGCGAAGAATTATACTTTATATGCCATTAAATACATTAACGTTTGGACAGGTAATTATTTGCGCAGGGGCAGGGATGTAGTAGAAGGTAAAAACGGACGTACAGAGTTAAGCAAAACTATTACTCGCCGAAACCAATATGTTGAAAAAGACGAGATAAAATCATTGACTACGAGGTCTTTGAGCCAAACTGTTTTTCCTGTAACACTTAAAGGCGTAAATAATGTGGATGTAAGCTGCCCGCTGCTTTTAACTTTTGATGGTAATGGTAATTGTACGGTTACTGCTGCAGCAACCGGATATACCGCTTCGGGAACCGGAAAATTCGTAAAACGGGGTGAAAAGAACAGTTGGGGATCACAAGACCGCGATGCAATCTATCTGAATTATCAGATAGAGGCAACCGATTTGCGCACTAATACTACTGATACCCTTGTTCTGCGTGACCGTGGCGTTAAAATGGAGACGTTTAGCCCAACTAAGTAA